The following are encoded in a window of Thunnus albacares chromosome 17, fThuAlb1.1, whole genome shotgun sequence genomic DNA:
- the si:ch211-106h11.1 gene encoding volume-regulated anion channel subunit LRRC8D, translated as MFSLSELAPLNQHQSRSKLLKPWWEVFMDYLVVLMLMASVLACTEQLSRDRVVCIPLDPLVTANTSDHRSSTSSDVALIPSSKPPTQIPRNISPNLHSTARGRRTHLVYQQYVYISQVCYHEALPLCSRFFPYIALLQSLVLVASGSFWLHFPHTSARIEHFLAILAKCSESPWTSQALSHAAQQENIQEKEVMEERHPPQPPTSSTSSSSPVNRTRRSSIDSGTDSPLLKRSDSTSSAAPPSPCPSTLSCNSTMSSTSLGSRVHFPSPKPSLMVDSPRQGISLDKSDGEQARALFERVRKFRSHCESSAVIYKVYLAQTIFKLLMVTLIVSYTIPLLSSFSFTHTCYPEEQALVGYTTFECIHVLSSLLRKLLVAYLTLLGLYGMLNLYTLSWILHSSLRQYSFHSLKELCSLRDVPDLRNDLAFLLHMLDQYDPLLARRLSVFLSPVSESRLLEESLERRWGEEKLRAMTSVDAKGCSRLQLVALPRLPPALFTLSQLQVLKLELITDARFTVQVSNMTSLRELHLYHCTAAVDPSALGVLQERLEVLHLTFTQASEIPSWVLSLRNLHELHLSGRLSSEGGVGRSWALGSLRQLRHLRVLVIRGMLQRIPGELCEVANSLVRLEIYNEGTRLLVMTGLKRMFDLTELQLQDCQLERLPSALLALTNLRTLDLQHNNLRTLEELLSLAHLRRLSCLRLAYNRVLALPASVGVLRGLELLDLSNNQIQNLTPALFTLRRLRRLLLAGNLLEELPAEVKALQLLTELDLSGNRLESLPPELFSSCSELRILNVAHNSLSSLPRGIAALSQLCKLDLRSNSLEELPAELGCCSGLHGGGLLVEDWLFLSLPPQVRDFLSHSCPPSHTEGHSRPESDSFPYFSPTQWSFSSALESQI; from the exons ATGTTTTCCCTGTCGGAGCTGGCGCCTCTGAACCAGCATCAAAGCAGGTCTAAATTGTTGAAGCCATGGTGGGAGGTCTTCATGGACTACTTGGTGGTCCTGATGCTGATGGCATCTGTTCTGGCCTGTACTGAGCAGCTGTCCAGGGACCGAGTGGTGTGCATTCCCTTGGATCCTCTTGTCACTGCAAATACTAGTGATCACAGGTCCTCAACTAGCAGTGATGTGGCACTGATTCCATCTTCAAAGCCCCCAACGCAAATTCCACGCAACATCAGCCCAAATCTTCATTCTACAGCTCGGGGTCGACGCACGCACCTGGTCTACCAGCAGTATGTTTACATTAGCCAG GTGTGCTACCATGAGGCTTTGCCTTTGTGCTCCCGCTTCTTTCCCTACATAGCCTTGCTGCAGTCTCTAGTGCTGGTAGCCAGCGGCTCCTTCTGGCTCCATTTTCCCCACACCTCTGCCCGCATAGAGCACTTCCTGGCAATCTTGGCAAAGTGCAGTGAGTCACCCTGGACATCTCAGGCCCTGTCCCATGCTGCCCAGCAGGAAAACATCCAAGAgaaggaggtgatggaggagaggCACCCACCTCAACCTCCTACCTCTTCAACTTCATCCTCATCACCAGTGAACCGCACAAGACGTTCAAGCATAGACTCGGGCACGGACAGCCCGCTTTTAAAGAGGTCAGATAGTACATCCTCTGCCGCCCCTCCCTCCCCGTGCCCTTCCACACTCTCCTGTAACTCCACTATGTCATCTACATCCCTCGGCTCCAGGGTGCACTTCCCTTCTCCCAAGCCCTCACTCATGGTTGACAGTCCCAGGCAGGGAATCAGTTTGGATAAAAGTGATGGAGAACAGGCCAGGGCACTGTTCGAAAGGGTCAGGAAATTTCGATCTCACTGCGAAAGCTCAGCTGTCATCTATAAG GTCTACTTGGCTCAGACGATTTTCAAATTGCTGATGGTAACGCTGATTGTGAGTTACACCATACCTCTTCTCAGCTCCTTCTCCTTCACCCACACCTGTTACCCTGAGGAGCAGGCCCTGGTGGGCTACACTACCTTTGAGTGTATCCATGTGCTCTCCTCCCTTCTACGCAAACTGCTGGTGGCCTACTTGACCTTACTGGGGCTGTATGGCATGCTCAACTTATACACCCTCAGTTGGATTTTGCACAG CTCTCTACGGCAGTATTCCTTCCACTCACTGAAGGAGTTGTGCTCCCTGAGAGATGTCCCTGACCTTAGAAATGACCTGGCCTTTCTTTTACATATGTTAGACCAGTATGACCCTTTGCTGGCCCGgcgtctgtctgtttttttgtcccCTGTCAGTGAGAGCAGGCTGCTGGAGGAAAGCTTGGAGAGGCGCTGGGGGGAGGAGAAGCTGCGTGCTATGACTAGTGTGGACGCAAAAGGCTGCTCCAGACTGCAGCTGGTGGCCCTCCCACGCCTTCCTCCAGCCCTCTTCACCCTCAGCCAACTTCAGGTCCTCAAACTTGAGCTCATCACAGATGCCAGGTTTACTGTGCAGGTATCCAACATGACCTCACTCAG GGAGCTCCACCTCTACCACTGTACAGCAGCTGTGGATCCTAGTGCACTTGGAGTCCTCCAAGAACGTCTAGAAGTACTCCACCTCACCTTCACTCAGGCGTCAGAGATCCCCAGCTGGGTCCTCTCCCTCCGCAACCTGCACGAGCTCCACCTCTCTGGTCGCCTAAGCAGTGAAGGTGGGGTGGGTCGCAGCTGGGCACTGGGGAGCCTCCGCCAATTACGTCACCTCCGTGTGCTGGTGATTCGAGGAATGTTACAGCGAATCCCCGGGGAGCTGTGTGAGGTGGCCAACAGCTTGGTGAGGCTGGAGATCTACAATGAAGGCACCAGGCTGCTTGTAATGACAGGCCTGAAGCGGATGTTCGACCTgacagagctgcagctgcaggactGCCAGCTAGAGCGATTGCCCTCTGCCTTGCTGGCTCTGACCAACCTGCGGACACTTGACCTGCAGCATAATAACCTGAGAACTCTGGAGGAACTGCTCAGTTTGGCTCATCTGCGACGTCTTTCTTGCCTCAGACTTGCTTATAACCGTGTTCTGGCACTGCCAGCCAGTGTTGGTGTGCTTCGAGGCCTGGAGCTGCTAGACCTGTCCAACAACCAGATCCAGAACCTTACCCCAGCGCTCTTCACTCTTCGCCGCCTTCGTAGGCTCCTGCTTGCTGGCAACCTGCTAGAGGAGCTGCCTGCTGAGGTAAAGGCACTGCAGCTGCTTACAGAGCTGGACCTCAGTGGGAACAGACTAGAGAGTCTGCCCCCTGAACTATTCAGTAGCTGTTCAGAGCTGCGCATCCTAAATGTGGCTCACAACTCTCTAAGTTCATTACCAAGAGGGATTGCAGCTTTAAGTCAGCTGTGCAAGTTGGACTTGCGCAGTAACAGTCTGGAGGAACTGCCTGCTGAATTGGGCTGCTGCTCAGGGCTGCATGGAGGTGGTCTTCTGGTGGAAGACTggctgtttctgtctttgccTCCCCAGGTGAGGGACTTTCTGAGCCATTCTTGCCCCCCCTCCCACACAGAGGGGCATTCCCGGCCAGAGTCAGACAGTTTCCCATACTTCTCGCCAACACAATGGagcttctcctctgctctggaATCACAGATATAA
- the ddx39ab gene encoding DEAD (Asp-Glu-Ala-Asp) box polypeptide 39Ab isoform X1: protein MAENDVDNELLDYEEDEEPQGAPESAAPAGKKEVKGSYVSIHSSGFRDFLLKPELLRAIIDCGFEHPSEVQHECIPQAILGMDILCQAKSGMGKTAVFVLATLQQIEPVDGQVSVLVMCHTRELAFQISKEYERFSKYMPTVKAAVFFGGLAIKKDEEVLKKNCPHIVVGTPGRILALIRNKTLTLKNVKHFVLDECDKMLEQLDMRRDVQDIFRITPHEKQVMMFSATLSKEIRPVCRKFMQDPMEVFVDDETKLTLHGLQQYYCKLKDSEKNRKLFDLLDVLEFNQVVIFVKSVQRCIALSQLLVEQNFPAIAIHRGMAQEERLSRYQQFKDFQRRILVATNLFGRGMDIERVNIVFNYDMPEDSDTYLHRVARAGRFGTKGLAITFVSDETDAKILNDVQDRFEVNVAELPDEIDISSYIEQSR from the exons ATGGCCGAGAACGACGTTGATAATGAGCTGCTCGATTATGAAGAAGACGAGGAGCCTCAAGGAGCCCCTGAGAGCGCAGCCCCCGCAGGCAAGAAGGAGGTGAAGGGTTCCTACGTTTCCATCCACAGCTCTGGCTTCAGAGATTTTCTGCTTAAACCAGAGCTGCTCCGTGCCATCATCGACTGTGGTTTCGAGCATCCGTCTGAAG tCCAGCATGAGTGCATCCCACAAGCTATCCTGGGCATGGACATCCTTTGCCAAGCCAAATCTGGTATGGGCAAGacagctgtgtttgtgctggCCACACTGCAACAGATTGAACCTGTTGATGGACAG GTGTCTGTATTAGTCATGTGCCACACACGAGAGCTGGCCTTCCAGATCAGTAAAGAGTACGAGCGTTTCTCCAAGTACATGCCCACGGTAAAAGCAGCAGTGTTCTTCGGTGGCCTGGCTATCAAGAAGGACGAGGAAGTCTTGAAGAAGAACTGCCCTCACATCGTCGTCGGAACGCCGGGCCGCATCCTCGCTCTCATTCGGAACAAGACCCTCACTCTGAAGAACGTCAAGCATTTTGTCCTGGATGAGTGTGACAAAATGTTGGAGCAGCTAG ACATGAGACGTGACGTACAGGACATCTTCAGGATCACACCTCATGAGAAGCAGGTCATGATGTTCAGCGCAACATTGAGTAAAGAGATCCGACCAGTCTGCCGCAAATTCATGCAGGAT CCCATGGAAGTATTTGTGGACGACGAGACCAAACTCACACTCCACGGCCTGCAACAGTACTACTGCAAGCTGAAGGACAGCGAGAAGAACCGCAAGCTCTTTGACCTGCTTGACGTGTTGGAGTTCAACCAG GTGGTGATCTTTGTCAAGTCAGTTCAGCGCTGCATCGCTCTGTCCCAGCTTCTGGTGGAACAAAATTTCCCTGCCATTGCCATCCACAGGGGAATGGCTCAGGAGGAGAG ACTGTCTCGCTATCAGCAATTCAAGGACTTCCAAAGGCGGATCTTGGTGGCCACCAACCTCTTTGGCCGAGGGATGGACATTGAGCGAGTCAATATCGTCTTCAACTACGACATGCCAGAAGATTCTGACACCTATTTGCACAGG GTTGCCCGTGCTGGTAGGTTTGGGACCAAAGGCCTGGCTATAACCTTTGTGTCTGACGAGACCGATGCCAAGATTCTGAACGACGTGCAAGACCGCTTTGAGGTCAATGTGGCTGAGCTGCCAGATGAGATTGACATCTCCTCTTACA TTGAGCAGTCCAGATGA
- the ddx39ab gene encoding DEAD (Asp-Glu-Ala-Asp) box polypeptide 39Ab isoform X2, whose amino-acid sequence MDILCQAKSGMGKTAVFVLATLQQIEPVDGQVSVLVMCHTRELAFQISKEYERFSKYMPTVKAAVFFGGLAIKKDEEVLKKNCPHIVVGTPGRILALIRNKTLTLKNVKHFVLDECDKMLEQLDMRRDVQDIFRITPHEKQVMMFSATLSKEIRPVCRKFMQDPMEVFVDDETKLTLHGLQQYYCKLKDSEKNRKLFDLLDVLEFNQVVIFVKSVQRCIALSQLLVEQNFPAIAIHRGMAQEERLSRYQQFKDFQRRILVATNLFGRGMDIERVNIVFNYDMPEDSDTYLHRVARAGRFGTKGLAITFVSDETDAKILNDVQDRFEVNVAELPDEIDISSYIEQSR is encoded by the exons ATGGACATCCTTTGCCAAGCCAAATCTGGTATGGGCAAGacagctgtgtttgtgctggCCACACTGCAACAGATTGAACCTGTTGATGGACAG GTGTCTGTATTAGTCATGTGCCACACACGAGAGCTGGCCTTCCAGATCAGTAAAGAGTACGAGCGTTTCTCCAAGTACATGCCCACGGTAAAAGCAGCAGTGTTCTTCGGTGGCCTGGCTATCAAGAAGGACGAGGAAGTCTTGAAGAAGAACTGCCCTCACATCGTCGTCGGAACGCCGGGCCGCATCCTCGCTCTCATTCGGAACAAGACCCTCACTCTGAAGAACGTCAAGCATTTTGTCCTGGATGAGTGTGACAAAATGTTGGAGCAGCTAG ACATGAGACGTGACGTACAGGACATCTTCAGGATCACACCTCATGAGAAGCAGGTCATGATGTTCAGCGCAACATTGAGTAAAGAGATCCGACCAGTCTGCCGCAAATTCATGCAGGAT CCCATGGAAGTATTTGTGGACGACGAGACCAAACTCACACTCCACGGCCTGCAACAGTACTACTGCAAGCTGAAGGACAGCGAGAAGAACCGCAAGCTCTTTGACCTGCTTGACGTGTTGGAGTTCAACCAG GTGGTGATCTTTGTCAAGTCAGTTCAGCGCTGCATCGCTCTGTCCCAGCTTCTGGTGGAACAAAATTTCCCTGCCATTGCCATCCACAGGGGAATGGCTCAGGAGGAGAG ACTGTCTCGCTATCAGCAATTCAAGGACTTCCAAAGGCGGATCTTGGTGGCCACCAACCTCTTTGGCCGAGGGATGGACATTGAGCGAGTCAATATCGTCTTCAACTACGACATGCCAGAAGATTCTGACACCTATTTGCACAGG GTTGCCCGTGCTGGTAGGTTTGGGACCAAAGGCCTGGCTATAACCTTTGTGTCTGACGAGACCGATGCCAAGATTCTGAACGACGTGCAAGACCGCTTTGAGGTCAATGTGGCTGAGCTGCCAGATGAGATTGACATCTCCTCTTACA TTGAGCAGTCCAGATGA
- the si:ch211-106h11.3 gene encoding CCN family member 1, whose translation MGILLLFAVLQVVTVGLVTAGCPVVCECPAGPPSCPPGVSSVPDGCGCCKVCAAQLNQDCHEGRPCDHHKGLECNYGNDVGRTHGICRAKAEGRSCEYNGRIYQNGENFRAGCKHQCTCIDGAVGCVPLCPSHVPLASPSCPTPQLVKVPGQCCLSIDCHKGTTVVPPAHRRPQPPAYPPYPFIPYPAYPYPKPYPKPYRKLYPYKPKKEKDTLGNELVEVGRKWDKPRGHKHLAAWRQVGDQCVVQTTSWSQCSRSCGMGVSSRVTNDNARCKLIKETRLCNIRPCSSMSIPVKKGRKCSRTHKAPEPHRLSYAGCRSTRLYRPNYCGVCRDGRCCSPRRTRTASVTFACPDGERFNRSVMFIQSCKCSDECNHLNEAAMPPQRWLYGDTHKFID comes from the exons ATGGGGATACTGCTATTATTTGCTGTCCTGCAAGTGGTGACAGTCGGTTTG GTGACTGCAGGCTGTCCAGTGGTATGCGAGTGCCCGGCAGGTCCCCCATCCTGTCCCCCAGGGGTCAGTTCAGTCCCAGATGGCTGCGGCTGCTGCAAGGTGTGCGCTGCCCAGCTCAACCAGGACTGTCACGAAGGGCGGCCCTGCGACCACCATAAAGGCCTGGAGTGCAACTATGGCAATGATGTCGGCCGTACCCATGGCATCTGCAGGG CGAAGGCAGAAGGCCGCTCCTGCGAATACAACGGAAGGATTTATCAAAATGGCGAGAATTTCCGTGCTGGTTGCAAGCACCAGTGCACCTGCATCGATGGAGCGGTGGGCTGCGTGCCCCTATGCCCCAGCCATGTGCCCCTGGCTTCCCCTTCCTGTCCCACCCCGCAGCTGGTCAAGGTGCCAGGCCAGTGCTGCCTCAGCATCGACTGCCACAAGGGAACCACCGTTGTGCCCCCAGCGCACCGGCGACCCCAACCTCCAGCTTACCCGCCTTATCCCTTCATTCCGTATCCGGCCTACCCTTACCCAAAGCCATATCCAAAACCTTACCGGAAGCTGTACCCCTACAAACCCAAAAAGGAGAAGGACACCCTGGGCAACGAGCTGGTGGAGGTGGGGCGCAAGTGGGACAAGCCACGTGGACACAAGCACCTGGCGG CGTGGAGGCAGGTGGGAGATCAGTGTGTGGTTCAGACCACCTCCTGGTCCCAGTGTTCTCGGAGCTGCGGGATGGGCGTTTCCTCTCGTGTTACCAATGACAATGCCCGGTGTAAGCTGATCAAGGAGACGCGTCTGTGCAACATTCGGCCCTGCAGCTCCATGTCTATCCCTGTCAAG AAAGGAAGGAAGTGCTCTCGTACCCATAAGGCCCCTGAGCCACACCGTCTGTCCTACGCTGGCTGCAGGAGCACTCGCCTGTACAGGCCCAACTACTGTGGTGTGTGTAGGGATGGCCGCTGCTGCTCACCCCGTCGCACACGCACCGCCAGCGTGACCTTCGCCTGCCCTGATGGCGAACGCTTCAACAGGTCCGTGATGTTCATCCAGTCCTGCAAGTGCAGTGACGAGTGCAACCACCTCAATGAGGCCGCCATGCCTCCGCAGCGATGGCTCTACGGAGACACACACAAGTTCATCGACTAG